Genomic DNA from Pistricoccus aurantiacus:
ATTCGGATAAAATAAACATTTTGTCTCATTAAGGGGCGTTTCATGCCATTGATTGCAGGAATGAGTCTGTTGCTGATTTGTCAGTTTCTGGGGGAGCTGGTGGTTCGAAGCTTCGCATTACCGGTACCGGGGCCGGTGATGGGAATGCTGATTCTATTGATCGGCCTGATGATCAACGGTCGAGTGCCTGATTCGCTGCGTAAGGCCGGTGAGGGGCTACTTCGCTATCTCACGCTGCTATTCGTACCCGCTGGCGTGGGGGTCATGGTGCACTCTGATCTGATACGCGCGGATTTCTGGACGCTGGTCATTACTCTGATTCTCTCTACGGCGGTGACTCTGGGGGTCACCGGGAAGGTCATGAATTGGCTGGTCAAACGGCTCGAATCCAGAGGAGGGCGACCATGAACATCGTCGTGCTGGATCAGCTGTGGGTTTATCTTTCCGGTAATCCGCTCCTTTCCCTGCTGGTTACATTGCTGGCTTTTCTACTGGCAAGTCATGTCAATCGCTGGAGTGGCGGCTCGACGTTATTACATCCGGTGATCGTTTCCGTGGCGCTGCTGATTCTGTTTTTGCTCGCCACTGGTATCGATTACGCCAC
This window encodes:
- a CDS encoding CidA/LrgA family protein, which produces MPLIAGMSLLLICQFLGELVVRSFALPVPGPVMGMLILLIGLMINGRVPDSLRKAGEGLLRYLTLLFVPAGVGVMVHSDLIRADFWTLVITLILSTAVTLGVTGKVMNWLVKRLESRGGRP